The following are encoded in a window of Choloepus didactylus isolate mChoDid1 chromosome 17, mChoDid1.pri, whole genome shotgun sequence genomic DNA:
- the ASPRV1 gene encoding retroviral-like aspartic protease 1 has product MAGCGARSQEGCPERAFVPEPFDGSNLAPHLWLHRFEVIKDLNNWDDVTQLRFLKESLRGDALDVYRGLRPEDQGDYGIVKETLLKNFGVPSAAHSHPPKEIVFANSMGKGYYLKGKIGKVPVRFLVDSGAQVSVVHPVLWKEVTEGDVDTLSPFENVVKVANGAEMKILGVWKTTVSLGKLKMKAEFLVANASAEEAIIGTDLLQDQNAILDFEHRTCTLRGKKFRLLPVGGTLEDEFDLELIEEELPSEKGGQQLSY; this is encoded by the coding sequence ATGGCAGGCTGTGGAGCCAGGAGCCAGGAAGGCTGCCCAGAGCGTGCCTTTGTCCCAGAGCCTTTTGATGGAAGTAACCTAGCCCCACACCTCTGGCTGCACCGCTTTGAAGTCATCAAGGACCTTAACAATTGGGACGATGTCACCCAGCTGAGGTTCCTGAAAGAGTCGCTCAGGGGAGACGCCCTGGATGTCTACAGAGGGCTTCGTCCAGAGGACCAGGGTGATTATGGGATCGTGAAGGAAACCCTCCTGAAGAACTTTGGGGTCCCCAGTGCTGCCCACAGCCACCCACCTAAAGAGATTGTCTTTGCCAACAGCATGGGTAAGGGTTACTACCTCAAGGGGAAAATTGGCAAAGTGCCCGTGAGGTTCCTGGTGGACTCGGGAGCTCAGGTCTCCGTGGTCCACCCAGTCTTGTGGAAAGAGGTCACCGAGGGTGATGTGGACACCCTGAGTCCCTTCGAGAATGTGGTGAAAGTGGCCAATGGGGCTGAGATGAAGATCCTGGGTGTCTGGAAAACAACAGTGTCCCTGGGCAAGCTGAAGATGAAGGCAGAGTTCCTCGTGGCCAACGCGAGTGCTGAGGAAGCCATCATTGGGACTGACCTGCTCCAGGATCAAAATGCCATCCTGGACTTCGAGCATCGCACGTGCACCCTGAGAGGAAAAAAGTTCCGCCTTCTGCCTGTTGGAGGAACCCTGGAAGATGAGTTTGACCTGGAGCTCATCGAGGAGGAGCTGCCTTCAGAGAAGGGGGGACAGCAGCTCTCCTACTGA